A single Manduca sexta isolate Smith_Timp_Sample1 chromosome 11, JHU_Msex_v1.0, whole genome shotgun sequence DNA region contains:
- the LOC115447428 gene encoding MD-2-related lipid-recognition protein-like: MWARAILFIAFSVTVANSEYVRKKICKDVDSSLCVVHSVIVDPCRQGPSFCLIRPDKSYGMTINMTPKFSASKLKLAVYGDVAQDDSYSVMFRPPKDACDYLFCPMQAEERKLFDMNFSVDKRANGKFPLKVKLWNEEDESQACCFTFTVKAK; this comes from the exons ATGTGGGCCCgtgctatattatttattgcattcagCGTGACCGTCGCAAACTCAGAATATGTGAGGAAGAAGATTTGTAAGGATG TGGATTCGTCCCTGTGCGTGGTGCACAGCGTAATCGTGGACCCCTGCCGCCAAGGACCTTCCTTCTGCCTAATCAGGCCCGACAAGTCCTACGGAATGACCATCAACATGACGCCCA AATTTTCTGCTAGCAAGCTAAAGCTGGCGGTGTACGGCGACGTGGCTCAGGATGACTCCTACAGCGTGATGTTCAGACCGCCTAAAGACGCGTGCGACTATCTCTTCTGCCCCATGCAGGCTGAAGAGAGGAAGCTCTTCGATATGAACTTCAGTGTTGATAAAAGGGCTAAC GGTAAATTCCCGCTAAAGGTGAAACTGTGGAACGAAGAGGACGAGTCGCAAGCGTGCTGTTTCACTTTTACTGTTAAAGCAAAATGA